In a single window of the Sphingosinicella microcystinivorans genome:
- the ctrA gene encoding response regulator transcription factor CtrA, whose protein sequence is MRVLLIEDDATTAKSIDLMLSSEGFNVYTTDLGEEGLDLGKLYDYDIILLDLNLPDMHGYDVLKKLRLAKVGTPILILSGQNEMESKVRGLGFGADDYVTKPFHKEELVARIHAVVRRSKGHSQSVIKTGKLGVNLDTKTVDVEGARVHLTGKEYAMLELLSLRKGTTLTKEMFLNHLYGGMDEPELKIIDVFICKLRKKLSAACGGENYIETVWGRGYVLRDPEGQSATTTEVAAA, encoded by the coding sequence ATGCGGGTTCTGCTGATCGAAGACGATGCGACCACGGCGAAGAGCATCGACCTGATGCTCTCGAGCGAGGGCTTCAACGTCTACACCACCGATCTTGGCGAGGAAGGCCTCGATCTCGGCAAGCTGTACGATTACGATATCATCCTGCTCGATCTGAACCTGCCCGACATGCACGGCTACGACGTGCTGAAGAAGCTGCGGCTCGCCAAGGTCGGCACGCCGATCCTGATCCTCTCCGGCCAGAACGAGATGGAATCGAAGGTCCGCGGCCTCGGCTTCGGTGCCGACGACTACGTGACGAAGCCGTTCCACAAGGAAGAGCTGGTGGCGCGTATCCACGCCGTCGTCCGCCGCTCGAAGGGCCATTCGCAGTCGGTGATCAAGACTGGCAAGCTCGGCGTCAACCTCGACACCAAGACCGTCGACGTGGAGGGTGCGCGCGTCCACCTGACCGGCAAGGAATATGCGATGCTGGAGCTTCTCAGCTTGCGCAAGGGCACCACGCTCACCAAGGAAATGTTCCTGAACCACCTCTACGGCGGCATGGACGAGCCGGAACTCAAGATCATCGACGTGTTCATCTGCAAGCTGCGCAAGAAGCTCTCGGCAGCCTGCGGCGGCGAGAACTACATCGAGACGGTGTGGGGCCGCGGCTACGTGCTGCGCGATCCCGAAGGCCAGTCGGCTACGACGACCGAGGTGGCCGCCGCCTGA